Proteins encoded in a region of the Alphaproteobacteria bacterium genome:
- a CDS encoding extracellular solute-binding protein: MTIKRLTLAILCTIIVLQMQSFSWAAQEITLWHALGGPIEGKLKEFADRFNKTQSDYQITPINKSDSYTSCFEEGIEKGKAGKPPHILQVFEVATTEALEHLDLFVSLSDVMRHLDHPFNPSEYIPAVRDFYTLSDGKMLSLPLNASTGILFYNKEAFKKAGLDPDKPPQTWEEMEKVCSVLVRSGAVKYGFSTAWPAAYTFEQFGAWHGEPFATHGNGFESTRAELVINAPLYIRHVENLVRWQEAKLYKYEGRFNDSEDLFKKGECGIFLQGANREFSLKNAPFEVGVGYLPFYSDVKTAPQNTIIGGSSLWVMAGHSEEEYKVIAAFLDFLSRSDIQAEWHQATSYLPITKAAFTMTEESGFYETHPAAYIAVRSVLDRSPKPHTKGIRLTNFIKVRERILDKLEEALSGKKSVKQALDEAVFEGNQMMWQR, translated from the coding sequence ATGACCATTAAGCGATTAACTTTAGCAATCCTTTGTACTATTATTGTGCTTCAAATGCAAAGTTTTTCTTGGGCTGCTCAAGAGATTACCCTTTGGCACGCTTTGGGCGGGCCTATTGAGGGTAAGTTAAAAGAATTCGCAGATCGGTTTAATAAAACACAATCTGATTATCAGATTACCCCCATCAATAAATCAGATAGCTATACATCGTGTTTTGAGGAAGGAATAGAGAAGGGGAAGGCGGGGAAGCCACCCCATATATTGCAAGTCTTTGAAGTGGCAACGACTGAGGCCTTAGAACATTTAGACTTATTCGTTTCCCTTTCTGATGTGATGCGCCACCTTGACCATCCTTTTAATCCGAGCGAGTACATTCCAGCGGTAAGAGACTTTTATACGCTTTCAGACGGGAAAATGCTGTCACTTCCTTTGAATGCTTCTACGGGAATTTTATTTTATAATAAGGAAGCGTTTAAGAAAGCTGGTTTAGATCCGGACAAGCCACCTCAGACATGGGAAGAAATGGAGAAAGTTTGTAGTGTGTTGGTCAGGTCAGGGGCTGTGAAGTATGGATTTTCGACGGCTTGGCCAGCAGCGTATACTTTCGAACAATTTGGGGCGTGGCATGGCGAACCTTTTGCGACCCATGGGAATGGGTTCGAATCAACAAGGGCTGAGCTTGTCATTAATGCGCCCCTATATATAAGGCATGTGGAGAATCTTGTCCGGTGGCAAGAAGCGAAGTTATACAAGTATGAAGGCAGATTTAACGATAGTGAGGATCTGTTTAAGAAGGGGGAATGTGGCATATTTTTACAGGGGGCAAATCGGGAGTTTTCCCTAAAAAATGCCCCTTTTGAGGTAGGCGTTGGTTACTTGCCTTTTTATAGTGATGTAAAGACAGCCCCTCAGAATACGATCATTGGAGGGTCTTCTTTGTGGGTTATGGCGGGACATAGTGAAGAGGAATACAAAGTCATTGCCGCTTTTTTGGATTTCTTATCCCGGTCAGATATCCAAGCGGAATGGCATCAGGCAACCAGCTATTTACCTATCACAAAAGCCGCTTTCACAATGACCGAAGAGTCTGGTTTTTACGAAACCCATCCTGCGGCGTATATTGCAGTGCGATCCGTTTTGGATCGTTCCCCAAAACCGCATACCAAGGGCATTCGCCTCACCAATTTCATCAAAGTTCGTGAGCGCATTTTGGATAAATTGGAAGAAGCCCTTTCGGGCAAAAAATCTGTAAAGCAAGCTTTGGATGAAGCAGTATTTGAGGGCAATCAGATGATGTGGCAAAGATAG